CTAcatctacatcgcaggtgtcatggcagcaccctcttttagagaatcctattagacattgcataatatctagaactgctagcgctttataattattcctttgctagtactttgatgcatgctactacctgaagccattattaccctgatgcaacccactctaccacgtcaccctgctttgcgcatttgttcgcttatatatgcttacttgcctgcttgcttgcatattacaccactatacttattattaactccactttgcATTATATCgaggatgtgatgctggtggtgaacccccctGGGAATGGTTTAGCTATGGGTgctggacttggtggtgtgtgagcatgctgcatgtgtcttgggtgcgtggagagtgagggttgtgtcgatcgagctagaataacgacgagcctggggcgagtcttgctatacggtgctacctaggcacttggatgtggaatacctgtggtgggtaaatgataattggaggtggccttgggtgtgaacctcggagaggtggagcccggggtagaggtgctgtggtggcacgtaaaatggaaaccctgatgaagacattctggcttggtcaatccctaaggacttactagtactcagactcaccgggaatcctttacatcccactcgccctatatggtgagggacggtcggactacttggtagaacaatgccactactgctaggcgaacgtgtgcaaggaggtacggggcgcgcggtttcccccacacccttccgagactttaggaggccttgtggacctggctcttgacatccggagggccccggctctgtctatgactcacaatatcagccatcccagactagacttgggatgttccagggctgagaggtagggtggcatcgttctaggctagcaagcgaccggaattctgcctaggagatacatggctccgaggatggctaatcttgtgggtatgtaaaacctctgcagagtgtttggtcgatcaatcgatacatatgccgacatgtcggctatggacctttcctgggtttcgcttaaactagataggagatgagtccttctttcctccctccagggttggggtattttccggccgTGAGCCAGGGgttgcgggccgttgagacaaggccgagagggagttggcctgtcgacctgagtgtgtgagatgagatgtggtgatggtggtgtggttatggttgggttgggttggtggatggatatggatggatgtggatgtggatgtgtgcggctaggaatgtgttaaaaactggatattattattacattactactgttacttgcttctcatgcgctaaggatgcaaaccacagccacacgttaggatcgccagatcctcttgttttatcttttccactaaagttCATCGGTGCTGATCATAGCCTGCACATATCTGGCGGTGTGCAaaatttcctgcttctcagagatgctgactttagaaggattatgaggtctcgtgcctacgctcaagtttgattcggagatggaatctacgctgcactacgccaactctgatgatgacccgtgaaggaggagccttcactcgatagtcttccgctagattaactctataataggtgtgttcctcagtgatgtaatatcttgtattcttgtaatcttacgatgtatgactgtgatatcgactgatatatgataatatgatggaatcaactattggtttcatcatattataattcattctgtggattttcccttcgcggaaaattgaggatgtttcactaGGGGGATGCAATTGGTCAATTTGAAAACAGTACCCAAATTAAGACTGCACACAACCATAGAAAATAACAACAATCATCAGCGGAGGCATAACAAAAGATATATTTTATCTATACTAGCTATTTTCTAATAACAtggtattttttattttctttgtttcttttacaTTTCTTAAAGTCTGTTTTTTGTATTCTGCTATCTTTTTTTTGTCTATGTTTATTAGCAGTAAGGGGTAAACCCTCCTGATCTCCCAAAAAAACATTTCTAGTTTCAGAAACAACCAACTGAACCAATAGCTGTTTATCTAACCTCAAATTATTTCCTCGGGAAAGTATTCACATGTATTATGTTTGACCTATCAAGAGCTCTATCAGATCTACTGTGTAAAAACCATGGCACCTGACCATGTTTCGAACAAGCAGCAATGATCCATCAACTCTACATATTTACAACAAACGAAACCATGCTTTCGCATCTCAGTGGACTGGTAGGTTTTAAAGTGATGCCCTGCATCTGGCATCCGGTTTGAACATTACATGACACCAGGAAGTCAAATTGTGGGATATGGTTGtgttgattgatgatgaagagcaTATATATGTCAGGTATAGTAAAGTGTTCCCAAAATgcacctcccccccccccccccccccctaacacACACCCCCCACCACCACTTCTTATGAGCTCAGTCAGATCTACTGTGTAAAAAAAAACCATGGCATTTGACTAAGCTTCAAAGAAACAGCAATTATCCATCAACTCTAGATATTTACAACAAAAGAAATCACGCTTTGACATCTAAGTGGATTGTTAGGCTGTAAAGTGCATACGTGGCTAAGTTGCTAGAAGAAAGGTCGTGCCAGACAAACATAAAATCAGTTTCCATACTTTTCCCCTGCATCCAAGAACTTTATAGTGCCCCAGGAAGTGAAACTGTGGGATATTATTCAGATTATGTTGATGAAGAGCATATATATGATAGGTATAGTACTGATCCCAAAATGCTCCCCTCCCCACCCTCTTTGTTGGAAAAAAAACACATGATAATATAGATACAACGGTTTTCAAACTACTGAGTATGACATGTAAAGAAACACTCAGAATGATGAAAGACGTCCGCACACGCGTCGCAAACAGGCTACGACAAGAATGGTGCGATACTAATGAATGTTTTAAAATTTCACACTCAAAATAAGAAGGGTGGAGGTGACGACACCAGACGATTTAGCACGTACTCCCccgtcccaaaatatctgtcgctttcgtttcccgagaaacaactttgataaaatatatattaaaaaatattaatatttatggtacataattagtatcattggaaagatctttgaatctagttttttaataaatttatttggaaataCAAATGATGtatgtattttctacaaatcgagtcaaacttatgGCACGGAAACCGAAAACGACAGATAATATAGGAAAGAGGGAGTATATGAGTGAAACAACTGCACAGTACTAGAACAATACCGTACGTAGTCAGACGATGTCAGTTGACTGACTAGTTATTGCTATAAGCCCATGTGCATGTCTAAACGCAAATAATCCTCACGTACGGCAAAAGTAAAACCACCATAGTTTCCATTACAATATAGGAGCCTTCTATTACTAAGTATGATTAACCATGTTGACGGGGACGGTAAGAATACCGAGTTACCGACGTACTCATCAATTTGCATGTACGTATACGTACAGGCCGGCCGGTCACTGCCACTACGCCCAATCACACATGCCACGTCTGTCTACTCATCTGGAAAAAGTCCCATTCTCGCTTTGACCCTCCAACACTAGCTATATAACCCCCTGCATTGCATTACATCTCCTGTCCATCACCAAGTTAATCTGAGCTGAGCATCGATCAAGTCATAAGAAACGCAGCTAGCTAATCCACAGCACATACACAGTGTTACAGAAACAACGACGACAATGGCCGCTTGGACAACAAGGAAGGCAAGCACCACCACCAACGAGGCCGGTTTCTTCACTCGCGACGACGACAAGCAGAGGAAGATTAGGGCCCCGAAAGGGTACCTCCCCATAGTGCTGGtccgcgacgacgacggcggtgcAGGGACGACGGAGACGAGGGTGCTGGTGCGTGTGAGCGACCTCAAGGAGCCGTGCATGGCTGCGTTGCTGGAGGCGGCCGAGGAACAGTTCGGGTACGGCCAGCAGGGGGTGCTCAAGGTCCCCTGTGACGCGCAGCGTTTTCACCATGTGGTTAACATGGCACGCAAGTCCTCAAAGTACTAAAGTAGCTACTGCTAGTAGTAGATAAAATATGAGTATAATATGGAGTTATCGCGTGTACGTACGTACGCGGTTTTGCTGCGAAACGACATAGATTCTTcttcttcatatatatatatatctcgctATACGGTTGTTGTAGTCTAGGTTGTTGTACTAGGTTAGACAG
The sequence above is drawn from the Miscanthus floridulus cultivar M001 chromosome 15, ASM1932011v1, whole genome shotgun sequence genome and encodes:
- the LOC136507306 gene encoding auxin-induced protein X10A-like, producing MAAWTTRKASTTTNEAGFFTRDDDKQRKIRAPKGYLPIVLVRDDDGGAGTTETRVLVRVSDLKEPCMAALLEAAEEQFGYGQQGVLKVPCDAQRFHHVVNMARKSSKY